The Lysinibacillus pakistanensis genome includes a window with the following:
- a CDS encoding 2-hydroxymuconate tautomerase family protein has translation MPFIQITFIDGRTPEQKERLIAEVSKTVSSVLEAPLETVRVCLNEIPSTHWGIAGKSIQRRQNE, from the coding sequence ATGCCATTTATTCAAATCACATTCATTGATGGACGGACACCAGAGCAAAAAGAACGGTTAATTGCAGAAGTAAGCAAAACCGTTTCATCTGTATTAGAGGCACCACTTGAAACAGTTCGTGTGTGCTTAAATGAAATCCCAAGTACACATTGGGGAATTGCAGGGAAGTCTATCCAACGTCGTCAAAATGAATAA